The following DNA comes from Borrelia coriaceae.
AGTGCACATTTACTTAATCAAAAAAGAGTAAATAATTCCAATTAAAGTTAAAAAAATACCTGTACATAGGCCAATTAAGGTTCCAAGCATCCAATTGTGTAATTTTAGTGTACTTTTAAGTTCCATTTTGTTTTTATCAATTTTATTATCAAGTTCATTAAATTTAGTATCAATTTTTACATTGAGATTGTTTTCTACGATATTAATTTTATTGTTTAAGTTATTTTCAACAGTATCAATTTTATTATCAAGCTCGTTAAATTTGTTATCAATTTTATTATCAAGCTCGTTAAATTTGTTATCAATTTTATTGTCAAGTTCAGTTTTGACAGCTTTAATTTCGGACTGTAAACTTGCTTCTATCTTTTGAATTTCGGATTGTAGTAGTGCCTCAACTTTTTCAAGTTTAAGGTTAAAATTAGTTTCTAGATATTCAAGGTCTTTATGAGTAAGTTCATTACGATAATACCTATAAGATAAATCGTCGG
Coding sequences within:
- the bdr gene encoding Bdr family repetitive protein, translating into MGLPQTIGITRQMVLNELIKAGINRDIADDLSYRYYRNELTHKDLEYLETNFNLKLEKVEALLQSEIQKIEASLQSEIKAVKTELDNKIDNKFNELDNKIDNKFNELDNKIDTVENNLNNKINIVENNLNVKIDTKFNELDNKIDKNKMELKSTLKLHNWMLGTLIGLCTGIFLTLIGIIYSFLIK